Part of the Candidatus Brocadia sinica JPN1 genome, TACCATGAAGATATCCAGAACGCACAAACCAGAAGACCTTAGCCTAGAGGAGTGGCAGCGAATTCTCAGAAAGCAGTATGGTGAACAGCAAAAGTATAAGCTCGATAATACCGGCAACCATCCCCTCTTTTCGGAATTTAAACTCACCAATTCCGAATCCGGGAAGGTATATAAAATCGCCATTCGGGGAGACGCTCCCGGAGACAATTATTGCTCCTGCCCCGATTACAGCATCAACAACCTTGGAACATGCAAGCATATCGAGTTCACCCTCTCCAGATTGATGGAAAAAAAAGGTGCAAAGAAGGCACTCAGGGAGGGATATACTCCGCCATATTCCGAGGTCTATTTGCGTTACGGGCTTAAGCGAGATGTCCGATTTAAGGCAGGGAAAGATGCGTCACCTGAGGTGCTCTCCCTGGTAAATAAGTATTTCGATCCAAACGGAATGCTCAAAGAGGACTATATTCTTCATTTTCACCAATTTCTTAACAATATATCACAAAAAAATGGCCACGAAATACGATGTTATGACGATGTAATGGCCCATATCGCTGAATATCAGGATGCCGAACATCGGCGGAATATCATCAAGTCTCAGCTCAAAGGAGGGATTAACAGCCCAATTGTTAAAAATATTCTGAAAACGAAATTATACCCCTATCAGCGTGAAGGGGCATTGTTTGCTGTGAATGCAGGGTGATGCCTCATCGGTGACGATATGGGACTGGGGAAGACGATCCAGGCGCTCGCTGCGGCAGAATTAATGGCGAAACTATTTAATATACAGAAGGTCTTGATCGTTTCTCCCACCTCTCTGAAACATCAGTGGAAAACAGAAATAGAGAAATTTACCGATAGATCGGTTCAAGTAATTGAAGGTCTTAACCATCTGAGGAGACAATTCTACCGGAATGAGTCTTTTTACAAGCTTATCAATTATGAGCTGGTCTTCCGGGATATTGATATGATCAAAGGTTGGGCACCAGACCTGATTATCCTTGATGAGGCACAGAGGATTAAAAACTGGAAGACGAGGACCGCGCAATACGTAAAACAACTGAATTCTACCTTTGCCATCGTACTTACTGGGACCTCCATCGAGAACAGGATTGAAGAATTGCACTCTATTATGGAATTCATCGACCGGCGACATTTTGGTCCTTTATATCGGTTTGTCCATAACCACAGAATTGTAGATGAAGGGGGAAAGGTAATCGGATACCAAAACCTGCAATCCATCAGGGATTCCCTGAAAAATGTCATGATGCGGAGGAAAAAAGAAGAGGTTTTAAAGCAGCTTCCGGAACGAATCGACAAAAACTTCTTTGTCCCCATGCCAAAAGAACAACGGGCCATCCATGATGAAAATTACGATATTGTGGCAAAACTGGTAGCCAAGTGGCGACGTTATAAATTCCTGTGCGAGGCGGATCAGAGGCGGCTACAAATAGCCTTAAATTATATGCGAATGGCAGCCGATAATACCTATCTCGTTGACAAGAAAACGATTCATGGCCCAAAGATTGAAGAGTTAGAAATAATCCTGAAAGAGATAATCATCGAGGGTGGAGAAAAGGCTGTTATCTTCAGCCAGTGGCTCAGAATGACGGAACTAGTGGAGCATGTCCTGAAGAGGAACGGGATTGGATACGTCCACTTGAATGGCAATATCCCTTCAAAGCAGAGGGCAGGGTTGATGTCGCAATTCATGGAAAACCCTGAATGCAAGGTCTTCCTATCCACAGATGCAGGCGGGGTAGGATTGAACCTGCAAAGCGGATCAACGGTAATTAACATGGATATCCCCTGGAACCCTGCTGTTCTTGAACAGCGCATCGGCCGTGTGCATCGGCTCGGCCAGCAAAAAACGGTTCGCGTCATCAACTTTGTCACTGTCTCTTCCATTGAGGAAAGAATGCTGGATCTCCTTAAATTTAAAAAATCATTGTTTGCAGGGACACTCGACAGTGATGGAGAAAATGTCGTAATGATTGGAGAATCCCAGCTCAAAAAATTCATGCAGTCTGTGGAGACGTTAACAGATAATTTAGAGAAGGTGGATTCTGCCTTGGAAAGGCAGGATCAAAGAGAAACGGAACTGGATGAGGAGGCGGCTGACATAAAAGAACTCACCCTGGAGGAAGGAGGCCATGCCGTAAGTGCGGCAGATGGGGATAGAAAAGGATTGGATCATTTGAATAACCTCCTCAATAGTGGCGCTCAATTCCTGATGAATCTCAGTAAAGTTATAACACAGCCTGATCAATCCATCGAAAAACACTTGGACACAGCCATCAGCAGAGATGAAAAAACAGGAAAGGTTTATCTGAAAATACCCCTCCCCGAAACAGAGGTCGTGAAAACCCTCTTTTCAACCTTGGGTGAATTGATATCGAACACATTACAGATGAAAAATTGAAAGGTTTTACATGACGACAAAAAACTATCCTTGCGTCCGCACCAAACTCCCCGGACCCAACGCAATTCAATACCTAGAGAAGGAAAAAAAATTTGTCTCACCATCTTCAACAAAGAGTTATCCATTAGTGGTAAAAAGCGCAAAAGGCACGGTTGTTACGGATGTCGATGATAACACCTTCCTTGATTTTACCGCTGGTGTTGCGGTTTGTAATACCGGACACAACCACGACCAAATTATCTCATCGATCTCCAGTCAGGCAGACACCCTTATCCACATGTCTGGCGCAGATTTTTATAACCCCCTGCACATCGTATTGGCCGAAAAGCTCTCTGCGATTTGCCCGGGGTCTCATACAAAGAAAGTCTTCTTCGGTAATTCCGGTGCAGAATCTGTAGAGGCTGCATTTAAACTGGCACGCTACCATACAAAGCGCAGCATCGTCATTGCCTTTTACAATGCATTTCATGGAAGAACGATGGGGGCGCTTTCTCTGACTGCCAGCAAACTAAACCAACGCAAGCATTTTTTACCCTTAATTCCTGAGGTCATCCATATTCCGTATGCATATTGTTACCGCTGTCATTATGGCCTGACTCCCGACAACTGTAATATGGCCTGTGTAACGTGGATTCGGGAAGAATTATTCAAAACAAAGGTGCCACCCGAAGATGTGGCAGCGATTTTTGTGGAAATTATCCAGGGAGAGGGTGGATACATTGTGCCTCCAAAAGAGTTCCACAATGCCCTGTATCAATTGACACGCGATTTTGGCATCCTTTACGTTGCTGATGAAGTACAATCAGGTATGGGTCGTACAGGTAAAATGTTTGCCTCCGAACATTTTGACATAATCCCGGACGTTATTACTATTGCAAAGGGTATTGCGTCCGGCCTCCCCTTATCTGCCACGGTTGCATCAGAGGAAATAATGGACTGGGTGCCTGGCAGTCATGCAAGTACGTTTGGGGGGAACCCCATCAGTTGTCAGGCTGCGCTCACAACTATTAAGCTTCTTGAGGATGGACTCATAGAGAATGCGGCCAAACAGGGTGCTTATATGATGCAAGAATTAAAGAAATTAGAACGCACCTATCCCATCATTGGTGATGTCAGAGGCCTGGGACTTATGCTTGCCATTGAAATGGTGAAAGATAAAGAAACCAAGGCATATGCATCAGAAGAGCGGGATAGTATCATCCAGAAGGCGTTTTCAAAAGGACTTTTGCTGTTGAGTTGCGGACGCAGCGCCATCCGCTTCTGCCCGCCTTTGATACTTTCGAAAGACGACGCAGATATTGCTTTGTCCATATTTGAAGAGTGTTTGAAAGAAACCTTGGAAAATAAATGATATCGCACAAATAAAATAACATGTCAGAACAAAGTTCTCCTCGCCTTCGCAATCTAATAGAGATAAATATTTTGAACAGTTCCATTTAGATGGAAGATAACGGGCAAAAGGTAAAACCCAACATGTCAAAAATTAACAATACCACAGACCCAAAGGTTATTGAGAGTGATGGTTTTATAATTACCACGTATTTTACGAGCAAAATTAAACTTGAAAGAGAAGCAATTGTATGGCAACGGTAAAGATGGAAAAAACCCTGAAAGAAGTAAATGGACTTATTTCACATATTATAAAAATGCCCGAGACCAAAATGTGGATTGATTATGATAAAGAGGCCGATGTGCTTTACCTGAGCTTCAAAAGGCCGCAGCATGCTGGGATAAAAAATAGGTTTCCTTTTGGTACTTCTTGGAGTCTTTTGCTAGAGAGTGATGCGATGTGGGGGATATATTCTCAAGAAAAAATGGGGGTACAGATTCAAAGTTCTGTGGAAAAATTGGAAAGTGCATTAAGTAGAGTTGAGTTTCCAAAAGAATATCTTGTGATAGAAGGCTATTTTGATATTAAGTATGTAATTGGAAAAATTGATTATAACCTGGCTGATAATCTCAATGATCTTGAACACTTTTTAATAAAAAAGGAAGCATTTAAACATGAAGAGGAAATCAGAGGATTGGTTAAATTTTCTGTAACAGATGATCGTCAACGTTTTGCCAACTTCGACCTTCAATTAAACATTAAGATAAACACCTTTTTTCGAGGTGGTATCTATCCACCCTGGATGCGGCTGCAAGGAGAGGAAGTTAAAATTAAAAATAACTATTGAGTGATACGTATAGAATGTCTACTTAACATAACCATCTTTGATTTTACTTTCATTTTTTATTAATGCTATATTATTGTCGATTTTAAAGATATCTTCTAATAAAAATAATTGTTTATGCATAAGAAAAAACTTATTCACTCAGTTAACATCGAAGATATTCAAAACGTTGCTGAACAGGAATTAGGGAGAGAATTAACAAAAGAAGAGTTAAAATTAGTCGAAGACAAACTCGGCGATTATGTGGGCTGGTACGAAGCAATTCTTCATGCAATTGATGAATTAAACCTTAAACCCTGAAATATTAAGGAGAAGATGATGGATGGAAAAGAGAAAAAGGTATTTTACGATATCCATTGCCATGCACTGAATTTGAGCCATGCAGGACTCCTCGCCTTCCTGAATCGCTTTTTAAAGGACAGGACGGTATCTTTCTCAGGCCTGCTGGGAAAAGGAAAATTTCTCCAAATTATCTGCCGGTTATTGGGGATAAATTTCAGCGTTAAACTAATCAAAATACTATTGATTATCTTAAGTGGCGCCCTCTCCGGAATCGTATTGCTTGCGATAAGTAAATATGAATATTTCCTGTCGGCCAAGGTAAGCAATATCATTTTGTTTTGCGCTTTTGCAGTTGTTTTCGCCGCATTGATTTTCACTTTATGGATTCTGAGAAAGATCTCTTTAGGGGGAAGCGACCTGGTAACAGATACTCTTAGAAAAAATATAAACCTTTTATCAGTTATTGAAAATGATGCGGGTAGTTTGTTTCTCTCTATGGAATTGGACATCCTGGCAGCAGATGAAAGATACAAAGGATTAATAGATAAGTATCGTACTGCATCAACAAATAAATATTCGTCTTTTATAAAAAATCTCGAGGAAAAATGGAAAGAAAACGGGAATGAAATACAGATTAAAACAAAAGAGGGAGAACTACTAACAT contains:
- a CDS encoding DEAD/DEAH box helicase is translated as MGDDMGLGKTIQALAAAELMAKLFNIQKVLIVSPTSLKHQWKTEIEKFTDRSVQVIEGLNHLRRQFYRNESFYKLINYELVFRDIDMIKGWAPDLIILDEAQRIKNWKTRTAQYVKQLNSTFAIVLTGTSIENRIEELHSIMEFIDRRHFGPLYRFVHNHRIVDEGGKVIGYQNLQSIRDSLKNVMMRRKKEEVLKQLPERIDKNFFVPMPKEQRAIHDENYDIVAKLVAKWRRYKFLCEADQRRLQIALNYMRMAADNTYLVDKKTIHGPKIEELEIILKEIIIEGGEKAVIFSQWLRMTELVEHVLKRNGIGYVHLNGNIPSKQRAGLMSQFMENPECKVFLSTDAGGVGLNLQSGSTVINMDIPWNPAVLEQRIGRVHRLGQQKTVRVINFVTVSSIEERMLDLLKFKKSLFAGTLDSDGENVVMIGESQLKKFMQSVETLTDNLEKVDSALERQDQRETELDEEAADIKELTLEEGGHAVSAADGDRKGLDHLNNLLNSGAQFLMNLSKVITQPDQSIEKHLDTAISRDEKTGKVYLKIPLPETEVVKTLFSTLGELISNTLQMKN
- a CDS encoding acetyl ornithine aminotransferase family protein, translating into MTTKNYPCVRTKLPGPNAIQYLEKEKKFVSPSSTKSYPLVVKSAKGTVVTDVDDNTFLDFTAGVAVCNTGHNHDQIISSISSQADTLIHMSGADFYNPLHIVLAEKLSAICPGSHTKKVFFGNSGAESVEAAFKLARYHTKRSIVIAFYNAFHGRTMGALSLTASKLNQRKHFLPLIPEVIHIPYAYCYRCHYGLTPDNCNMACVTWIREELFKTKVPPEDVAAIFVEIIQGEGGYIVPPKEFHNALYQLTRDFGILYVADEVQSGMGRTGKMFASEHFDIIPDVITIAKGIASGLPLSATVASEEIMDWVPGSHASTFGGNPISCQAALTTIKLLEDGLIENAAKQGAYMMQELKKLERTYPIIGDVRGLGLMLAIEMVKDKETKAYASEERDSIIQKAFSKGLLLLSCGRSAIRFCPPLILSKDDADIALSIFEECLKETLENK